In Phragmites australis chromosome 17, lpPhrAust1.1, whole genome shotgun sequence, the following are encoded in one genomic region:
- the LOC133897282 gene encoding serine/threonine-protein kinase STY46-like isoform X1, which yields MTVEEAAESCGSHAAAAGGGGAVAASGPATSSSSAAQARKQQQQHRHKLEVYTEVLQRLHDSGMPEARAPGFDEELWNHFNRLPARYAMDVNVERAEDVLTHKRLLEQARDPAQRPAFAVRAVQVSPILDGNQTDADSNTAGEEVASRLMNRQQSIHPPPAFGSSTNLEVLALEASKSQGQDHDSTSDNGRSLYRPMHEITFSTIDKPKLLSELTSLLGELGLNIQEAHAFSTNDGYSLDVFVVVGWHDEETEDLVEAVQKEIGRIEETQAWSSSHSWSTPVENMQIVENSSADRVEIPTDGASEWEIDVKLLKFGNKVASGSYGDLYRGTYCSQDVAIKVLKPERINADMQREFAQEVYIMRKARHKNVVQFIGACTKPPNLCIVTEYMSGGSVYDYLHKHKGVFKLPALVGVAIDVSKGMSYLHQNNIIHRDLKTANLLMDENGTVKVADFGVARVKAQSGVMTAETGTYRWMAPEVIEHKPYDHKADVFSFGILMWELLTGKIPYEYLTPLQAAVGVVQKGLRPTIPKNIHAKLAELLQKCWQQDPAQRPDFSEILETLQRIAEEVGDEHEGKHKDKMLGGIFSALRGWGH from the exons ATGACGGTGGAGGAGGCCGCGGAGAGCTGCGGCAGCCACGCCGCGGCtgccggcggcggaggggcggtGGCGGCCTCAGGGCCCGCGACGTCCTCCTCGTCGGCGGCGCAGGCgcggaagcagcagcagcagcatcgcCACAAGCTCGAGGTGTACACCGAGGTGCTCCAACGCCTCCACGACTCCGGCATGCCCGAGGCGCGGGCGCCGGGGTTCGACGAGGAGCTCTGGAACCACTTCAACCGCCTCCCCGCCCG TTACGCCATGGATGTGAACGTGGAGAGGGCGGAGGACGTGCTCACGCATAAGAGGCTGCTGGAGCAGGCGAGGGATCCGGCGCAGCGGCCGGCTTTCGCCGTCCGGGCCGTGCAG GTATCTCCAATTCTTGATGGGAATCAGACTGATGCTGATTCGAACACTGCAGGGGAGGAAGTTGCTTCAAGGCTGATGAACAGGCAACAAAG CATACACCCTCCTCCCGCCTTCGGTTCTTCTACAAATCTTGAGGTCCTTGCTCTTGAAGCTAGCAAGTCTCAAGGCCAAGATCATGATAGCACCTCTGATAATGGTCGATCTCTCTACAG GCCCATGCATGAAATCACCTTTTCAACCATTGACAAGCCAAAGCTTCTCAGTGAG CTGACATCTCTGCTTGGTGAACTTGGTCTAAACATTCAAGAAGCACATGCATTTTCAACAAATGATGGTTACTCACTCGAcgtctttgttgttgttggctGGCATGATGAG GAAACAGAGGATTTAGTAGAAGCAGTACAGAAGGAAATTGGTAGGATTGAAGAG ACTCAAGCATGGTCTTCATCTCATTCATGGTCTACTCCAGTGGAAAATATGCAGATTGTTGAGAATTCATCAGCTGATCGTGTTGAAATACCAACAGATGGTGCTAGTGAATGGGAAATTGATGTAAAACTACTCAAGTTTGGGAATAAAGTAGCATCCGGATCATATGGTGATCT TTACCGGGGTACATATTGCAGTCAAGATGTCGCTATTAAAGTTCTGAAACCTGAGCGGATAAATGCAGACATGCAGCGGGAATTTGCCCAGGAAGTATATATTATGAG GAAGGCCCGTCACAAGAATGTTGTGCAATTTATTGGTGCCTGCACTAAACCTCCAAATCTATGTATAGTCACAG AATATATGTCTGGTGGGAGTGTTTATGATTACCTCCATAAACACAAAGGTGTCTTCAAGCTTCCTGCTTTAGTTGGAGTTGCAATAGATGTGTCAAAAGGCATGAGCTACTTACACCAGAATAATATTATTCATCGAGATTTGAAAACTGCCAATCTTCTAATGGACGAAAATGGG ACTGTTAAAGTTGCTGATTTTGGTGTTGCACGTGTTAAAGCTCAATCTGGAGTTATGACTGCAGAAACTGGTACTTACCGTTGGATGGCCCCAGAG GTCATAGAACACAAACCCTATGACCACAAGGCTGATGTTTTTAGTTTTGGAATTTTGATGTGGGAACTACTCACAGGGAAG ATTCCTTACGAGTACCTGACACCACTACAAGCAGCTGTTGGTGTGGTGCAGAAG GGATTACGACCTACAATTCCAAAAAATATTCATGCAAAGCTTGCTGAGCTTCTTCAGAAATGTTGGCAGCAGGATCCTGCTCAAAGGCCAGATTTCTCTGAAATATTAGAAACTCTTCAGAGAATAGCAGAGGAG GTCGGAGATGAGCATGAGGGGAAGCACAAGGATAAAATGCTGGGGGGAATCTTTTCAGCTTTGAGGGGCTGGGGACATTGA
- the LOC133896697 gene encoding putrescine hydroxycinnamoyltransferase-like, with translation MEVKVVSSKLVRPSYPAGAPRPDTTEHVPSSVFDKVTYHIQMAIIYAFSPPGPSTADIERGLAAVLGVYRLFAGQVRPGPDGAPGVLLNDRGARLVEASVDARLADIAPTKPSPVVLQLHPDLEGDIEEVVQVQLTRFACGSLAVGFTANHAVADGHATSDFLVAWGRAARGLPMDQSPPHHHPDLFPPRDPPRVEFEHRGVEYYRPAPTSHTAAHGETQHNIVIHKVHFTKDFIAGLRAMASEGRGRPFSRFETILAHVWRTMTRARGVGNPHQASTIRISVDGRVRLAAPPGYFGNHVLWAFPRATVSDLLNRPLKHAAQAIHDAVARVDGAYFQSFVDFASSGAVEKEGLEKTAVLKDVLCPDLEVDSWLTFPFYDLDFGAGSPTYFMPSYFPTEGMLFLVPSYLGDGSVDAFVPVFEHNLEAFKQCCYSME, from the coding sequence atggaggtgaaggtggtgaGCTCCAAGCTCGTGAGGCCGTCCTACCCGGCGGGCGCACCGCGGCCCGACACCACCGAGCACGTGCCGTCCTCGGTGTTCGACAAGGTCACGTACCACATACAGATGGCCATCATCTACGCCTTCTCGCCGCCGGGGCCCTCCACCGCCGACATCGAGCGCGGCCTTGCCGCGGTGTTGGGTGTGTACCGGCTGTTCGCCGGCCAGGTCCGCCCGGGCCCGGACGGCGCCCCCGGGGTTCTGCTCAACGACCGCGGCGCGCGGCTCGTCGAGGCGTCAGTGGACGCGCGCCTCGCCGACATAGCGCCGACGAAGCCGTCGCCCGTCGTGCTGCAGCTGCACCCCGACCTCGAGGGCGACATCGAGGAGGTGGTGCAGGTGCAGCTCACGCGGTTCGCGTGCGGCTCGCTCGCTGTGGGGTTCACCGCCAACCACGCCGTGGCAGACGGGCATGCCACCAGCGACTTCCTCGTCGCGTGGGGACGCGCCGCGCGCGGGCTCCCCATGGATCAGTCGCCGCCGCACCACCACCCGGACCTCTTCCCGCCGCGTGACCCGCCGCGGGTCGAGTTCGAGCACCGCGGTGTTGAGTACTATCGTCCCGCGCCGACGTCCCACACCGCGGCCCACGGCGAGACCCAACACAACATCGTGATCCACAAGGTGCATTTCACCAAGGACTTCATCGCGGGGCTCCGTGCCATGGCGTCGGAAGGACGCGGCCGCCCGTTCAGCCGGTTCGAGACCATCCTCGCCCACGTGTGGCGCACCATGACGCGCGCGCGCGGGGTCGGCAACCCGCACCAGGCCTCCACCATCCGCATCTCCGTCGACGGGCGGGTGCGCCTCGCCGCGCCGCCCGGCTACTTCGGCAACCACGTCCTCTGGGCGTTCCCGCGCGCCACGGTGAGCGACCTCCTGAACCGACCGCTGAAGCACGCGGCGCAGGCGATCCACGACGCGGTGGCGCGGGTGGACGGCGCCTACTTCCAGTCCTTCGTGGACTTCGCGAGCTCCGGCGCGGTGGAGAAGGAAGGGCTGGAGAAGACGGCCGTGCTCAAGGACGTGCTGTGCCCGGACCTGGAGGTGGACAGCTGGCTGACGTTCCCGTTCTACGATCTGGACTTCGGCGCCGGCAGCCCGACCTACTTCATGCCATCCTACTTCCCGACGGAGGGGATGCTCTTCCTCGTGCCCTCGTACCTCGGCGACGGCAGCGTCGACGCCTTCGTGCCGGTGTTCGAGCACAACCTCGAGGCCTTCAAGCAGTGCTGCTACTCCATGGAGTAG
- the LOC133897282 gene encoding serine/threonine-protein kinase STY46-like isoform X2 — MTVEEAAESCGSHAAAAGGGGAVAASGPATSSSSAAQARKQQQQHRHKLEVYTEVLQRLHDSGMPEARAPGFDEELWNHFNRLPARYAMDVNVERAEDVLTHKRLLEQARDPAQRPAFAVRAVQVSPILDGNQTDADSNTAGEEVASRLMNRQQSIHPPPAFGSSTNLEVLALEASKSQGQDHDSTSDNGRSLYRPMHEITFSTIDKPKLLSELTSLLGELGLNIQEAHAFSTNDGYSLDVFVVVGWHDEETEDLVEAVQKEIGRIEETQAWSSSHSWSTPVENMQIVENSSADRVEIPTDGASEWEIDVKLLKFGNKVASGSYGDLYRGTYCSQDVAIKVLKPERINADMQREFAQEVYIMRKARHKNVVQFIGACTKPPNLCIVTEYMSGGSVYDYLHKHKGVFKLPALVGVAIDVSKGMSYLHQNNIIHRDLKTANLLMDENGTVKVADFGVARVKAQSGVMTAETGTYRWMAPEVIEHKPYDHKADVFSFGILMWELLTGKIPYEYLTPLQAAVGVVQKGLRPTIPKNIHAKLAELLQKCWQQDPAQRNGSLCCYQPMQQVGDEHEGKHKDKMLGGIFSALRGWGH; from the exons ATGACGGTGGAGGAGGCCGCGGAGAGCTGCGGCAGCCACGCCGCGGCtgccggcggcggaggggcggtGGCGGCCTCAGGGCCCGCGACGTCCTCCTCGTCGGCGGCGCAGGCgcggaagcagcagcagcagcatcgcCACAAGCTCGAGGTGTACACCGAGGTGCTCCAACGCCTCCACGACTCCGGCATGCCCGAGGCGCGGGCGCCGGGGTTCGACGAGGAGCTCTGGAACCACTTCAACCGCCTCCCCGCCCG TTACGCCATGGATGTGAACGTGGAGAGGGCGGAGGACGTGCTCACGCATAAGAGGCTGCTGGAGCAGGCGAGGGATCCGGCGCAGCGGCCGGCTTTCGCCGTCCGGGCCGTGCAG GTATCTCCAATTCTTGATGGGAATCAGACTGATGCTGATTCGAACACTGCAGGGGAGGAAGTTGCTTCAAGGCTGATGAACAGGCAACAAAG CATACACCCTCCTCCCGCCTTCGGTTCTTCTACAAATCTTGAGGTCCTTGCTCTTGAAGCTAGCAAGTCTCAAGGCCAAGATCATGATAGCACCTCTGATAATGGTCGATCTCTCTACAG GCCCATGCATGAAATCACCTTTTCAACCATTGACAAGCCAAAGCTTCTCAGTGAG CTGACATCTCTGCTTGGTGAACTTGGTCTAAACATTCAAGAAGCACATGCATTTTCAACAAATGATGGTTACTCACTCGAcgtctttgttgttgttggctGGCATGATGAG GAAACAGAGGATTTAGTAGAAGCAGTACAGAAGGAAATTGGTAGGATTGAAGAG ACTCAAGCATGGTCTTCATCTCATTCATGGTCTACTCCAGTGGAAAATATGCAGATTGTTGAGAATTCATCAGCTGATCGTGTTGAAATACCAACAGATGGTGCTAGTGAATGGGAAATTGATGTAAAACTACTCAAGTTTGGGAATAAAGTAGCATCCGGATCATATGGTGATCT TTACCGGGGTACATATTGCAGTCAAGATGTCGCTATTAAAGTTCTGAAACCTGAGCGGATAAATGCAGACATGCAGCGGGAATTTGCCCAGGAAGTATATATTATGAG GAAGGCCCGTCACAAGAATGTTGTGCAATTTATTGGTGCCTGCACTAAACCTCCAAATCTATGTATAGTCACAG AATATATGTCTGGTGGGAGTGTTTATGATTACCTCCATAAACACAAAGGTGTCTTCAAGCTTCCTGCTTTAGTTGGAGTTGCAATAGATGTGTCAAAAGGCATGAGCTACTTACACCAGAATAATATTATTCATCGAGATTTGAAAACTGCCAATCTTCTAATGGACGAAAATGGG ACTGTTAAAGTTGCTGATTTTGGTGTTGCACGTGTTAAAGCTCAATCTGGAGTTATGACTGCAGAAACTGGTACTTACCGTTGGATGGCCCCAGAG GTCATAGAACACAAACCCTATGACCACAAGGCTGATGTTTTTAGTTTTGGAATTTTGATGTGGGAACTACTCACAGGGAAG ATTCCTTACGAGTACCTGACACCACTACAAGCAGCTGTTGGTGTGGTGCAGAAG GGATTACGACCTACAATTCCAAAAAATATTCATGCAAAGCTTGCTGAGCTTCTTCAGAAATGTTGGCAGCAGGATCCTGCTCAAAG GAACGGGAGTTTATGCTGTTATCAACCCATGCAACAGGTCGGAGATGAGCATGAGGGGAAGCACAAGGATAAAATGCTGGGGGGAATCTTTTCAGCTTTGAGGGGCTGGGGACATTGA